A section of the Penaeus chinensis breed Huanghai No. 1 chromosome 17, ASM1920278v2, whole genome shotgun sequence genome encodes:
- the LOC125034147 gene encoding ice-structuring glycoprotein-like isoform X2, whose translation MYRAGAAVQRHGRALSTVGRRVLNGSKRSPTDVPPLAPLTALRHVHTTAPAAKKDEKDKRVPRPTLTKRIPTPEVKKAAAKVAGWKETWDPKKPSTASKAIAAALGKKGGEETAPEASAAFKGATLKDIIAAQPEILQPAKKRDDSSSSDSDKAAAEKAAPEPVKETAVKEPVKEAEPAAAAAAPAAAAPEPVKEAEPAAAAPEPVKEAEPAAAAPEPVKEAEPAAAAPEPVKEAEPAAAAPEPVKEAEPAAAAPEPVKEAEPAAAAPEPVKEAEPAAAAPEPVKEAEPAAAAPEPVKEAEPAAAAPEPVKEAEPAAAAPEPVKEAEPAAAAPEPVKEAEPAAAAPEPVKEAEPAAAAPEPVKEAEPAAAAPEPAAAAAESAAAAPEPAAAAPEPAAAAPEPAAAAAESAAAAPEPAAAAPEPAAAAPEPVKEAEPAAAAPEPVKEAEPAAAAPEPVKEAEPAAAAPEPAAAAAESAAAAPEPAAAAPEPVKEAEPAAAAPEPAAAAPEPAAAAPEPVKEAEPAAAAPEPAADAPEPVKEAEPAAAAAEPAPEPASLEPVQETAAPESEVSPDALLQQADAAAAAEAAAAAAVAAVEAASTTPLSEDTEEESLGKVTAVIGAVVDVQFKGSLPPILNALEVEGRTPRLVLEVAQHLGGNTVRTIAMDGTEGIIRGQTVTDSGSPISIPVGPSTLGRIMNVIGEPIDERGPIDSKAYAAIHADAPSFEDMSVEQEILVTGIKVVDMLAPYSKGGKIGLFGGAGVGKTVLIMELINNVAKAHGGYSVFAGVGERTREGNDLYHEMIESGVISLKDDTSKVALVYGQMNEPPGARARVALTGLTVAEYFRDEEGQDVLFFVDNIFRFTQAGSEVSALLGRIPSAVGYQPTLATDMGSMQERITTTKKGSITSVQAIYVPADDLTDPAPATTFAHLDATTVLSRGIAELGIYPAVDPLDSTSRIMDPNIIGDEHYGTARGVQKILQDYKSLQDIIAILGMDELSEDDKLTVSRARKIQKFMSQPFQVAEVFTGYEGKFVSLENTIKSFKEILAGTYDNLPEAAFYMVGDVSEVEVKAAQLAQ comes from the exons CGCCACGGGCGGGCACTCTCAACGGTAGGCCGCAGGGTGCTCAACGGCAGCAAGAGGTCCCCCACGGACGTCCCTCCCCTGGCCCCCCTAACAGCCCTCCGCCACGTGCACACCACAGCGCCCGCAGcaaagaaggacgagaaggacaAGAGAGTCCCCAGACCGACCTTGACGAAGCGCATCCCGACGCCTGAGGTGAAGAAGGCGGCGGCGAAGGTCGCGGGCTGGAAGGAGACATGGGACCCCAAGAAGCCGTCCACCGCCTCGAAGGCCATCGCGGCGGCCCTGGGGAAGAAGGGCGGCGAGGAGACGGCGCCGGAGGCCTCGGCAGCCTTCAAGGGCGCCACGCTGAAGGACATCATTGCCGCGCAGCCGGAGATCCTGCAGCCGGCGAAGAAGAGGGATGATTCGTCTTCGTCCGACTCCGACAAGGCAGCGGCTGAGAAAGCTGCACCAGAGCCTGTGAAGGAAACAGCAGTGAAGGAACCAGTCAAGGAAGCGGAaccagctgctgctgctgctgcaccaGCTGCAGCTGCGCCAGAACCAGTCAAGGAAGCAGAACCAGCTGCTGCTGCACCAGAACCAGTCAAGGAAGCAGAACCAGCTGCTGCTGCACCAGAACCAGTCAAGGAAGCAGAACCAGCTGCTGCTGCACCAGAACCAGTCAAGGAAGCAGAACCAGCTGCTGCTGCACCAGAACCAGTCAAGGAAGCAGAACCAGCTGCTGCTGCACCAGAACCAGTCAAGGAAGCAGAACCAGCTGCTGCTGCACCAGAACCAGTCAAGGAAGCAGAACCAGCTGCTGCTGCACCAGAACCAGTCAAGGAAGCAGAACCAGCTGCTGCTGCACCAGAACCAGTCAAGGAAGCAGAACCAGCTGCTGCTGCACCAGAACCAGTCAAGGAAGCAGAACCAGCTGCTGCTGCACCAGAACCAGTCAAGGAAGCAGAACCAGCTGCTGCTGCACCAGAACCAGTCAAGGAAGCAGAACCAGCTGCTGCTGCACCAGAACCAGTCAAGGAAGCAGAACCAGCTGCTGCTGCACCAGAACCAGTCAAGGAAGCAGAACCAGCTGCTGCTGCGCCAGAACCAGCTGCCGCAGCCGCAGAATCAGCTGCTGCTGCACCAGAACCAGCTGCAGCTGCACCAGAACCAGCTGCTGCTGCGCCAGAACCAGCTGCCGCAGCCGCAGAATCAGCTGCTGCTGCACCAGAACCAGCTGCAGCTGCACCAGAACCAGCTGCTGCTGCGCCAGAACCAGTCAAGGAAGCAGAACCAGCTGCTGCTGCGCCAGAACCAGTCAAGGAAGCAGAACCAGCTGCTGCTGCACCAGAACCAGTCAAGGAAGCAGAACCAGCTGCTGCTGCGCCGGAACCAGCTGCCGCAGCCGCAGAATCAGCTGCTGCTGCACCAGAACCAGCTGCTGCTGCGCCAGAACCAGTCAAGGAAGCAGAACCAGCTGCTGCTGCGCCAGAACCAGCTGCTGCTGCACCAGAACCAGCTGCTGCAGCA CCAGAACCAGTCAAGGAAGCAGAACCAGCTGCTGCTGCACCAGAACCAGCTGCAGATGCGCCAGAACCAGTCAAGGAAGCAGAACCAGCTGCCGCAGCCGCAGAACCTGCCCCAGAACCAGCGTCACTAGAGCCAGTCCAAGAAACAGCGGCCCCCGAATCAGAAGTTTCTCCAGACGCTTTACTACAACAAGCAGATGCTGCTGCAGCAGCAGAAGCCGCCGCAGCAGCCGCTGTCGCTGCAGTAGAAGCAGCATCCACAACGCCTTTGAGTGAAG ACACAGAAGAAGAGTCGCTGGGAAAAGTAACAGCTGTCATCGGCGCCGTGGTAGACGTCCAGTTCAAGGGAAGTCTTCCACCTATTCTCAATGCGCTGGAAGTGGAGGGCCGCACGCCGAGGCTCGTGCTGGAAGTGGCGCAGCATCTCG GCGGTAACACAGTACGAACAATTGCCATGGACGGTACAGAGGGTATTATTCGTGGACAAACTGTGACTGATTCAGGGAGTCCCATTTCAATCCCTGTTGGTCCCTCAACACTTGGCAGAATCATGAACGTTATCG GCGAGCCCATCGACGAGAGAGGACCCATCGACTCCAAAGCCTACGCCGCCATCCACGCAGACGCACCGAGCTTCGAGGACATGAGTGTTGAACAGGAAATCCTCGTGACGGGCATCAAGGTGGTGGACATGCTGGCCCCTTACTCGAAGGGAGGGAAAATTG GTTTATTCGGTGGTGCTGGCGTGGGCAAAACCGTACTCATTATGGAGCTCATCAATAACGTGGCCAAAGCTCATGGTGGATACTCTGTCTTCGCCGGCGTGGGAGAGAGGACGCGCGAAGGAAATGATCTGTACCATGAGATGATTGAGTCCGGAGTCATTTCACTCAAGGATGATACGTCTAAG GTAGCCCTTGTGTACGGCCAGATGAACGAGCCACCCGGTGCCCGAGCTCGCGTGGCGCTCACCGGCCTCACTGTGGCGGAGTATTTCCGAGACGAAGAGGGCCAAGACGTGCTATTCTTTGTGGACAACATTTTCAG ATTTACGCAGGCAGGTTCCGAGGTATCTGCCCTCTTAGGACGCATCCCTTCTGCCGTGGGGTACCAGCCTACTCTCGCGACCGACATGGGCAGCATGCAGGAGAGAATTACCACGACCAAGAAGGGATCTATTACGTCAGTGCAG gccATCTACGTGCCAGCGGACGACCTGACGGACCCCGCCCCGGCTACCACCTTCGCCCATCTCGACGCCACCACCGTGCTCTCGAGGGGCATCGCCGAGCTGGGCATCTACCCCGCCGTGGACCCTCTAGATTCCACGTCGAGGATTATGGACCCAAACATCATCGGCGACGAACACTACGGGACGGCCAGAGGCGTTCAGAAGAtcttgcag GACTACAAATCCTTGCAAGACATCATCGCCATCCTGGGCATGGACGAGCTCTCCGAAGACGACAAACTGACCGTGTCCAGAGCTCGCAAAATCCAGAAGTTCATGTCGCAGCCTTTCCAAGTCGCCGAGGTGTTCACCGGCTACGAGGGAAAGTTCGTCAGTCTTGAGAACACAATAAAG
- the LOC125034147 gene encoding ice-structuring glycoprotein-like isoform X1, translating into MYRAGAAVQRHGRALSTVGRRVLNGSKRSPTDVPPLAPLTALRHVHTTAPAAKKDEKDKRVPRPTLTKRIPTPEVKKAAAKVAGWKETWDPKKPSTASKAIAAALGKKGGEETAPEASAAFKGATLKDIIAAQPEILQPAKKRDDSSSSDSDKAAAEKAAPEPVKETAVKEPVKEAEPAAAAAAPAAAAPEPVKEAEPAAAAPEPVKEAEPAAAAPEPVKEAEPAAAAPEPVKEAEPAAAAPEPVKEAEPAAAAPEPVKEAEPAAAAPEPVKEAEPAAAAPEPVKEAEPAAAAPEPVKEAEPAAAAPEPVKEAEPAAAAPEPVKEAEPAAAAPEPVKEAEPAAAAPEPVKEAEPAAAAPEPVKEAEPAAAAPEPAAAAAESAAAAPEPAAAAPEPAAAAPEPAAAAAESAAAAPEPAAAAPEPAAAAPEPVKEAEPAAAAPEPVKEAEPAAAAPEPVKEAEPAAAAPEPAAAAAESAAAAPEPAAAAPEPVKEAEPAAAAPEPAAAAPEPAAAALEPVKEAEPAAAAPEPVAAAAPEPVKEAEPAAAAPEPAADAPEPVKEAEPAAAAAEPAPEPASLEPVQETAAPESEVSPDALLQQADAAAAAEAAAAAAVAAVEAASTTPLSEDTEEESLGKVTAVIGAVVDVQFKGSLPPILNALEVEGRTPRLVLEVAQHLGGNTVRTIAMDGTEGIIRGQTVTDSGSPISIPVGPSTLGRIMNVIGEPIDERGPIDSKAYAAIHADAPSFEDMSVEQEILVTGIKVVDMLAPYSKGGKIGLFGGAGVGKTVLIMELINNVAKAHGGYSVFAGVGERTREGNDLYHEMIESGVISLKDDTSKVALVYGQMNEPPGARARVALTGLTVAEYFRDEEGQDVLFFVDNIFRFTQAGSEVSALLGRIPSAVGYQPTLATDMGSMQERITTTKKGSITSVQAIYVPADDLTDPAPATTFAHLDATTVLSRGIAELGIYPAVDPLDSTSRIMDPNIIGDEHYGTARGVQKILQDYKSLQDIIAILGMDELSEDDKLTVSRARKIQKFMSQPFQVAEVFTGYEGKFVSLENTIKSFKEILAGTYDNLPEAAFYMVGDVSEVEVKAAQLAQ; encoded by the exons CGCCACGGGCGGGCACTCTCAACGGTAGGCCGCAGGGTGCTCAACGGCAGCAAGAGGTCCCCCACGGACGTCCCTCCCCTGGCCCCCCTAACAGCCCTCCGCCACGTGCACACCACAGCGCCCGCAGcaaagaaggacgagaaggacaAGAGAGTCCCCAGACCGACCTTGACGAAGCGCATCCCGACGCCTGAGGTGAAGAAGGCGGCGGCGAAGGTCGCGGGCTGGAAGGAGACATGGGACCCCAAGAAGCCGTCCACCGCCTCGAAGGCCATCGCGGCGGCCCTGGGGAAGAAGGGCGGCGAGGAGACGGCGCCGGAGGCCTCGGCAGCCTTCAAGGGCGCCACGCTGAAGGACATCATTGCCGCGCAGCCGGAGATCCTGCAGCCGGCGAAGAAGAGGGATGATTCGTCTTCGTCCGACTCCGACAAGGCAGCGGCTGAGAAAGCTGCACCAGAGCCTGTGAAGGAAACAGCAGTGAAGGAACCAGTCAAGGAAGCGGAaccagctgctgctgctgctgcaccaGCTGCAGCTGCGCCAGAACCAGTCAAGGAAGCAGAACCAGCTGCTGCTGCACCAGAACCAGTCAAGGAAGCAGAACCAGCTGCTGCTGCACCAGAACCAGTCAAGGAAGCAGAACCAGCTGCTGCTGCACCAGAACCAGTCAAGGAAGCAGAACCAGCTGCTGCTGCACCAGAACCAGTCAAGGAAGCAGAACCAGCTGCTGCTGCACCAGAACCAGTCAAGGAAGCAGAACCAGCTGCTGCTGCACCAGAACCAGTCAAGGAAGCAGAACCAGCTGCTGCTGCACCAGAACCAGTCAAGGAAGCAGAACCAGCTGCTGCTGCACCAGAACCAGTCAAGGAAGCAGAACCAGCTGCTGCTGCACCAGAACCAGTCAAGGAAGCAGAACCAGCTGCTGCTGCACCAGAACCAGTCAAGGAAGCAGAACCAGCTGCTGCTGCACCAGAACCAGTCAAGGAAGCAGAACCAGCTGCTGCTGCACCAGAACCAGTCAAGGAAGCAGAACCAGCTGCTGCTGCACCAGAACCAGTCAAGGAAGCAGAACCAGCTGCTGCTGCGCCAGAACCAGCTGCCGCAGCCGCAGAATCAGCTGCTGCTGCACCAGAACCAGCTGCAGCTGCACCAGAACCAGCTGCTGCTGCGCCAGAACCAGCTGCCGCAGCCGCAGAATCAGCTGCTGCTGCACCAGAACCAGCTGCAGCTGCACCAGAACCAGCTGCTGCTGCGCCAGAACCAGTCAAGGAAGCAGAACCAGCTGCTGCTGCGCCAGAACCAGTCAAGGAAGCAGAACCAGCTGCTGCTGCACCAGAACCAGTCAAGGAAGCAGAACCAGCTGCTGCTGCGCCGGAACCAGCTGCCGCAGCCGCAGAATCAGCTGCTGCTGCACCAGAACCAGCTGCTGCTGCGCCAGAACCAGTCAAGGAAGCAGAACCAGCTGCTGCTGCGCCAGAACCAGCTGCTGCTGCACCAGAACCAGCTGCTGCAGCACTAGAACCAGTCAAGGAAGCAGAACCAGCTGCAGCTGCACCAGAACCAGTTGCTGCTGCTGCGCCAGAACCAGTCAAGGAAGCAGAACCAGCTGCTGCTGCACCAGAACCAGCTGCAGATGCGCCAGAACCAGTCAAGGAAGCAGAACCAGCTGCCGCAGCCGCAGAACCTGCCCCAGAACCAGCGTCACTAGAGCCAGTCCAAGAAACAGCGGCCCCCGAATCAGAAGTTTCTCCAGACGCTTTACTACAACAAGCAGATGCTGCTGCAGCAGCAGAAGCCGCCGCAGCAGCCGCTGTCGCTGCAGTAGAAGCAGCATCCACAACGCCTTTGAGTGAAG ACACAGAAGAAGAGTCGCTGGGAAAAGTAACAGCTGTCATCGGCGCCGTGGTAGACGTCCAGTTCAAGGGAAGTCTTCCACCTATTCTCAATGCGCTGGAAGTGGAGGGCCGCACGCCGAGGCTCGTGCTGGAAGTGGCGCAGCATCTCG GCGGTAACACAGTACGAACAATTGCCATGGACGGTACAGAGGGTATTATTCGTGGACAAACTGTGACTGATTCAGGGAGTCCCATTTCAATCCCTGTTGGTCCCTCAACACTTGGCAGAATCATGAACGTTATCG GCGAGCCCATCGACGAGAGAGGACCCATCGACTCCAAAGCCTACGCCGCCATCCACGCAGACGCACCGAGCTTCGAGGACATGAGTGTTGAACAGGAAATCCTCGTGACGGGCATCAAGGTGGTGGACATGCTGGCCCCTTACTCGAAGGGAGGGAAAATTG GTTTATTCGGTGGTGCTGGCGTGGGCAAAACCGTACTCATTATGGAGCTCATCAATAACGTGGCCAAAGCTCATGGTGGATACTCTGTCTTCGCCGGCGTGGGAGAGAGGACGCGCGAAGGAAATGATCTGTACCATGAGATGATTGAGTCCGGAGTCATTTCACTCAAGGATGATACGTCTAAG GTAGCCCTTGTGTACGGCCAGATGAACGAGCCACCCGGTGCCCGAGCTCGCGTGGCGCTCACCGGCCTCACTGTGGCGGAGTATTTCCGAGACGAAGAGGGCCAAGACGTGCTATTCTTTGTGGACAACATTTTCAG ATTTACGCAGGCAGGTTCCGAGGTATCTGCCCTCTTAGGACGCATCCCTTCTGCCGTGGGGTACCAGCCTACTCTCGCGACCGACATGGGCAGCATGCAGGAGAGAATTACCACGACCAAGAAGGGATCTATTACGTCAGTGCAG gccATCTACGTGCCAGCGGACGACCTGACGGACCCCGCCCCGGCTACCACCTTCGCCCATCTCGACGCCACCACCGTGCTCTCGAGGGGCATCGCCGAGCTGGGCATCTACCCCGCCGTGGACCCTCTAGATTCCACGTCGAGGATTATGGACCCAAACATCATCGGCGACGAACACTACGGGACGGCCAGAGGCGTTCAGAAGAtcttgcag GACTACAAATCCTTGCAAGACATCATCGCCATCCTGGGCATGGACGAGCTCTCCGAAGACGACAAACTGACCGTGTCCAGAGCTCGCAAAATCCAGAAGTTCATGTCGCAGCCTTTCCAAGTCGCCGAGGTGTTCACCGGCTACGAGGGAAAGTTCGTCAGTCTTGAGAACACAATAAAG